The genomic interval TTACGATCAAGATGAGTTATAAGGGCGGGCATAATATTGACGGTTTCTTTGAATATGTCGTGCCGCCTTTGGAGGGGTTTTGGTGGATGGATGGTATTGCTGGCGTCGATTACGGCAAAAAGAATGAGTTCAACTGGATCTCTATTATACGACTTCCCGACTTTGTGAAGAAAGAGGATTTTGACTGGGCGGTAGAAGAGGCAACTAGAAAAAAGAAAGAGGACTTCTCAAAGGCGGAATTTCTTACTTATAATGAAGGCTTAAGTGTTCAGTGTATGCATATCGGACCGTATGACAGCGAGCAAGCAACTGTCGAATTGATGAAGGAATATGCTGAAGAAAAAGGATATGAGATCGATATTATGGATACCCGGTTTCACCATGAAATCTATCTCAGCGATGCGCGCAAATGCGATCCGTCCAAACTGAAAACGGTGATTCGCCATCCAATTAAAAAGCGGATAACATCAGTAAAGTGATGAGATTAAGCTCTAAATCAAGCAAAAATCCATGTGTTAAGACCACATGGATTTTTTATGTAACTTGTGAATGACATTTATATTACACTGTTGTCAAATTGTGTTATAATACAAAACAAGAGATGGTATATAAAATGCTTTTTATAAAGACAAGCCCCAGCAACTTTGAAATGAAGTGAGGAAGATCAAGTGATTAATTTTGAAGCAACGAAGGTAATGAATTTTGACGGAGCGCTCAGAGGAATGAGAAATCCTTTAAATTCATGGAGTAAAAGCGATAGTTATTTCGGCTCAAATGATAATTATATAATTGGAGAAAACGACCTGTCTCTTGCTCAAAAACTGGTCAAAGCAGGTTCGGAACACAGAAA from Bacillota bacterium carries:
- a CDS encoding GyrI-like domain-containing protein — its product is MGFDYKKEYREFYLPKKKPEIVEIPSMNFVAVRGKGDPNEENGEYKKAMGLLYGIAFTIKMSYKGGHNIDGFFEYVVPPLEGFWWMDGIAGVDYGKKNEFNWISIIRLPDFVKKEDFDWAVEEATRKKKEDFSKAEFLTYNEGLSVQCMHIGPYDSEQATVELMKEYAEEKGYEIDIMDTRFHHEIYLSDARKCDPSKLKTVIRHPIKKRITSVK